From a region of the Pseudoclavibacter endophyticus genome:
- the ftsX gene encoding permease-like cell division protein FtsX — MTRLVLAEMWQGIRRNSTMVISLILVTFVSLTFIGASVLLQLQVSAMKSEWFERAQVAVDLCNDLSSAANCAGGAVTDEQREAIDVALRGEVLAPYVETIAFETQEEAYANFQQQFAGDPIVDFVEPDYLNEAFWVTLTDPDDAEVLVQTLSSMPGVESVTDQRQYLEPVFDALNGASIAAIAIAVVMLVAAALLVSTTIRLSAFSRRRELGIMRLVGASNRFIQAPFVLEGVVAAVIGAVLASAALAVIVQVYVRGFLAQSMPFTSFIGMTDVLLVIPILLVIGVLLAATSASISIRRYLRV; from the coding sequence ATGACGAGGCTCGTACTGGCGGAGATGTGGCAGGGCATCCGCCGCAACTCGACAATGGTGATCTCGCTGATCCTCGTGACGTTCGTGTCGCTCACGTTCATCGGCGCCTCGGTGCTCCTGCAGCTGCAGGTGTCGGCGATGAAATCGGAGTGGTTCGAACGCGCGCAGGTGGCTGTCGATCTCTGCAACGACCTATCGTCCGCCGCCAACTGCGCCGGCGGCGCCGTCACGGACGAGCAGCGTGAAGCGATCGACGTGGCCTTGCGCGGGGAGGTGCTCGCCCCCTACGTCGAGACGATCGCCTTCGAGACACAGGAGGAGGCGTATGCGAACTTCCAGCAGCAGTTCGCGGGCGACCCCATCGTCGACTTCGTCGAACCCGACTACCTCAACGAGGCCTTCTGGGTGACGCTCACCGACCCGGATGACGCCGAGGTGCTCGTGCAAACGCTGTCGAGCATGCCGGGCGTGGAGTCGGTCACGGATCAACGCCAGTATCTCGAGCCCGTGTTCGACGCGCTCAACGGTGCAAGCATCGCGGCCATCGCGATCGCGGTCGTCATGCTCGTGGCAGCTGCCCTGCTCGTGTCGACCACCATCCGCCTCAGCGCGTTCAGCCGCCGTCGCGAGCTCGGCATCATGCGCCTCGTCGGCGCCTCCAACCGGTTCATCCAGGCACCCTTTGTGCTCGAGGGCGTCGTAGCGGCGGTCATTGGCGCGGTGCTCGCGTCGGCAGCCCTCGCGGTCATCGTGCAGGTCTACGTGCGTGGTTTCCTCGCCCAGAGCATGCCGTTCACGTCATTCATCGGCATGACCGACGTGCTCCTCGTCATACCGATCCTGCTCGTCATCGGCGTCTTGCTGGCTGCGACCTCGGCCTCGATCTCCATTCGCCGCTACCTGCGCGTCTGA
- the smpB gene encoding SsrA-binding protein SmpB: protein MAKERGHKVVATNRKARHDYLIEDTYEAGLVLSGTEVKSLREGRASLVDGYGYIDRGEAWLDAVHIPEYLEGTWNNHAPRRKRKLLLHKDEIRKLDQVVKQGGYTLIPLQLYFVDGRAKVELALAKGKREYDKRHALRERQDRREAERAVSQRRYLGE, encoded by the coding sequence ATGGCGAAGGAACGAGGCCACAAGGTCGTCGCGACGAACCGTAAGGCTCGGCACGACTACCTCATCGAAGACACCTACGAGGCGGGCCTCGTGCTTTCAGGCACCGAGGTGAAGTCGCTCCGAGAGGGCCGCGCGTCGCTCGTCGACGGGTACGGCTACATCGATCGCGGCGAGGCCTGGCTCGACGCCGTGCACATTCCCGAGTACCTCGAGGGCACCTGGAACAACCACGCGCCCCGCCGCAAGCGCAAGCTCCTCCTGCACAAGGACGAGATTCGCAAGCTGGACCAGGTGGTCAAGCAGGGCGGCTACACATTGATCCCGCTGCAGCTGTACTTCGTCGACGGGCGCGCCAAGGTCGAGCTCGCGCTCGCGAAGGGAAAGCGGGAGTACGACAAGCGCCACGCGCTGCGCGAACGGCAGGATCGCCGCGAAGCCGAGCGCGCCGTGTCGCAGCGCCGCTACCTGGGCGAGTAG
- a CDS encoding AAA family ATPase yields the protein MTPPDDLYADLAALLRDGVPEPPTPTIGLCSDGIGLFYPGTLNTVFGDPESGKTWVVLAALTEHLHGGGRAIFVDIDHNGAASIAARLLALGAERDVITDQSRFRLTSPGDADEMQQVVKDAHSWNPTFVGLDSIGELLPIYGASSNSADDFTRVHSAALKPFVKLGASVVAVDHEAKNSASRDYGAGGTAAKKRVIGGAYLRCRIIDRFAPGKGGRAELLIAKDREGGLRRHRDGKDAEPLAAKFVLTPRKDNSDMLRWDFYAPEPGERPQAPQGTTGKSLDDIIALIDALDPPARSANDAAQRISARRVDVLEAWRLRASGGSRNHAEPPELVVPGSQPPCPEPGTTPNGHVAGTPGTGGSVVPNPHVGNREPPVGGDDGRGCQACSRPLMAPISVERGFCEACFKALRSTPPPLPGTPELRAIGA from the coding sequence ATGACCCCACCAGACGATCTGTACGCCGACCTCGCGGCACTGCTCCGCGACGGCGTACCGGAACCGCCCACCCCAACGATCGGACTGTGCTCCGACGGCATCGGCCTCTTCTACCCCGGGACATTGAACACCGTTTTCGGTGACCCAGAGTCCGGTAAGACTTGGGTTGTCCTCGCGGCGCTCACCGAGCATCTACACGGTGGCGGGCGAGCCATTTTCGTCGACATCGACCACAACGGCGCTGCCTCGATCGCCGCCCGCTTGCTCGCTCTCGGAGCGGAACGCGATGTCATCACGGACCAATCGCGTTTTCGCCTGACGTCACCGGGTGACGCCGACGAAATGCAACAGGTCGTGAAAGATGCCCATAGCTGGAACCCGACATTCGTCGGTCTCGATTCAATAGGCGAACTACTCCCGATCTACGGCGCGTCGAGTAATTCGGCTGACGACTTCACTCGAGTACATTCCGCGGCATTGAAACCGTTCGTGAAACTCGGTGCGAGTGTTGTCGCCGTCGACCACGAGGCAAAGAACTCGGCAAGCCGCGACTACGGCGCGGGAGGCACCGCTGCGAAAAAGCGGGTTATCGGTGGCGCGTACTTGCGTTGCCGGATTATTGACCGGTTCGCGCCCGGTAAAGGTGGGCGTGCTGAATTGCTGATTGCGAAGGATCGTGAGGGTGGCCTTCGTAGGCATCGGGACGGGAAAGACGCGGAACCGCTAGCGGCGAAGTTCGTGCTCACACCGAGGAAAGACAACTCGGACATGCTCAGGTGGGATTTCTATGCGCCGGAACCTGGCGAGCGGCCCCAAGCGCCGCAGGGAACGACCGGCAAGAGCCTTGACGACATCATCGCGCTGATTGACGCGCTCGACCCGCCAGCGCGAAGCGCGAACGATGCAGCGCAGCGAATTTCTGCCCGTCGGGTCGACGTACTCGAAGCGTGGAGGCTCCGCGCTAGTGGTGGTTCCCGGAACCACGCGGAACCGCCGGAACTTGTGGTTCCCGGTTCCCAACCCCCATGTCCGGAACCGGGAACCACCCCCAACGGTCACGTTGCAGGTACACCCGGAACTGGTGGTTCCGTTGTTCCCAACCCCCATGTCGGGAACCGGGAACCACCCGTGGGCGGGGACGACGGCCGGGGGTGCCAGGCGTGCAGCCGGCCACTCATGGCGCCCATCAGCGTCGAGCGCGGTTTTTGCGAAGCCTGCTTCAAGGCCCTGCGCTCCACGCCGCCACCCCTGCCCGGTACCCCCGAACTGCGCGCGATCGGAGCATGA
- a CDS encoding thioredoxin domain-containing protein, with translation MSGAEQTSAVPGYEQTTAMPQQTSAYGQDSSTGFHHDPGAAQGASAAGAAGYGGAGWPPHQGDPAGSPAEGPRDGQKKPWYKRAAIMIPAIGGVVLLILAAIGIPLGIHLTNVAKGDQLADDFTAALEAHNSTWTQDEIDKVANVVVSEALAENADFNSQNSSVMSDFEARCEGVATAATTLETLAASPVPSLAEEDGADASAKYQEALETSNGLAERRAAVETLTGTGVEAMTALSEFCTVYPQYNSLLNTYVVNLTTTLQDSLTIANGSDIEFGNGLFITCTSSGGCPNYGTQEGRDAYANAIDATNTAYYSDTAELAGAQCFLPELEDVCATMASEYQATADAYAEAAQSMRTEQPNLTAGERPFPNTFDLLDAADQARAAADSAIDSAWQAADPNAAGDSGTGWQARSIKGILAGHETVVTDAVAQLGS, from the coding sequence GTGTCGGGTGCCGAGCAGACCTCGGCCGTGCCGGGCTACGAGCAGACCACGGCGATGCCCCAGCAGACTTCCGCGTACGGCCAGGACTCGTCGACCGGCTTCCATCACGACCCGGGCGCCGCGCAAGGCGCCTCCGCCGCCGGTGCCGCAGGGTACGGCGGCGCAGGCTGGCCTCCCCACCAGGGCGACCCGGCCGGCTCGCCCGCTGAGGGGCCGCGAGACGGCCAGAAGAAGCCCTGGTACAAGCGAGCGGCCATCATGATCCCCGCGATCGGCGGCGTCGTGCTGCTCATCCTGGCGGCCATCGGCATTCCGCTCGGCATCCATCTGACCAACGTGGCCAAGGGCGATCAGCTGGCCGACGACTTCACTGCGGCCCTCGAAGCGCATAACTCCACGTGGACCCAGGACGAGATCGACAAGGTCGCCAATGTGGTCGTTTCCGAGGCACTGGCCGAGAACGCCGACTTCAACTCGCAGAACTCGTCGGTGATGAGCGACTTCGAGGCGCGCTGCGAGGGCGTCGCCACCGCAGCGACCACGCTCGAAACGCTCGCGGCCTCACCCGTCCCGTCGCTCGCCGAAGAAGACGGCGCCGACGCGTCGGCGAAGTACCAGGAGGCGCTCGAGACGAGCAATGGCCTCGCTGAGCGACGCGCCGCCGTCGAGACCCTCACCGGCACCGGCGTCGAGGCCATGACCGCGCTCAGCGAGTTCTGCACCGTGTACCCGCAGTACAACTCGCTGCTCAACACGTACGTCGTCAACCTCACCACGACGCTCCAGGACTCCCTGACGATCGCGAACGGCAGCGACATCGAGTTCGGCAACGGCCTCTTCATCACGTGCACCTCGTCGGGCGGATGCCCCAACTACGGCACGCAGGAAGGTCGCGACGCCTACGCGAACGCGATCGATGCGACCAACACCGCCTACTACAGCGACACGGCCGAGCTGGCGGGCGCGCAGTGCTTCCTGCCAGAGCTCGAGGACGTCTGCGCGACGATGGCGAGCGAGTACCAGGCGACCGCCGACGCCTACGCCGAGGCCGCACAGTCGATGCGCACGGAGCAGCCGAACCTGACCGCCGGCGAGCGGCCGTTCCCGAACACGTTCGATCTCCTCGACGCCGCCGATCAGGCGCGCGCGGCGGCCGACAGCGCGATCGATTCGGCCTGGCAGGCGGCCGACCCGAACGCGGCGGGCGATTCAGGAACGGGATGGCAGGCACGCAGCATCAAGGGCATCCTCGCGGGGCACGAGACGGTCGTGACCGACGCGGTGGCACAGCTCGGCAGCTAA
- a CDS encoding helix-turn-helix domain-containing protein, which yields MTTLTTGVRQAAFPIKAIAQALGVHQNSIYAMTYDGTLATIRVGRSVRIPRAELERLGWPIPEPTA from the coding sequence ATGACCACTCTCACGACGGGCGTACGCCAGGCAGCGTTCCCAATCAAGGCGATCGCCCAGGCGCTCGGCGTCCACCAGAACAGCATCTACGCGATGACCTACGACGGCACGTTGGCGACTATCCGCGTCGGCCGGTCGGTGCGCATCCCGCGTGCAGAGCTCGAGCGGCTCGGCTGGCCGATCCCCGAGCCGACGGCGTAG
- the prfB gene encoding peptide chain release factor 2: MINLDIQAELQALRQTFGDISDVMDPEALRAQVAELEVEASAPDLWDDPERAQGVTSRLSHAQADLKRLEALDRRLDDIEVLAEMAVEGDDEETAEEVRRELASISKAVGVLEVQTLLDGEFDERPAVITIRAGAGGDDASDFAEMLLRMYVRWAEQHGHKTSLLDTSYADHGIKSATLEVDAPYAFGTLSIEAGTHRLVRMSPFNSAGSRETSFAAVEVVPLIEQTDQIDVPENDIRVDVFRSSGPGGQSVNTTDSAVRITHVPTGIVVSCQNEKSQIQNRAAAMRVLQSRLLLIRREEEAAKKKELAGNITASWGDQMRSYVLAPYKMVKDLRSEHESSNPDKVFDGDLDGFIAAGIRWRKKLQAEAA, from the coding sequence ATGATCAACTTGGACATCCAGGCCGAACTCCAGGCGCTGCGCCAGACGTTCGGCGACATCAGCGACGTCATGGACCCGGAGGCGCTGCGCGCCCAGGTCGCCGAACTTGAAGTCGAGGCATCGGCGCCCGACCTGTGGGATGACCCCGAGCGTGCGCAGGGTGTCACCAGCAGGCTCAGCCACGCGCAGGCCGACCTCAAGCGGCTTGAAGCGCTCGACAGGCGTCTGGACGACATCGAGGTGCTCGCCGAGATGGCGGTCGAGGGTGATGACGAGGAGACCGCGGAAGAGGTGCGCCGCGAGCTCGCCTCGATTTCGAAAGCCGTCGGCGTGCTCGAGGTGCAGACGCTGCTCGACGGCGAGTTCGACGAGCGGCCCGCCGTCATCACGATCCGCGCCGGAGCAGGTGGCGACGACGCGAGCGACTTCGCAGAGATGCTGCTGCGCATGTACGTGCGGTGGGCTGAGCAGCACGGCCACAAGACGAGCCTGCTCGACACCAGCTACGCCGACCACGGCATCAAGTCGGCGACGCTCGAGGTCGACGCGCCCTACGCCTTCGGGACGCTCTCGATCGAGGCAGGCACGCACCGGCTCGTGCGCATGAGTCCCTTCAACTCGGCCGGGAGCCGCGAGACGAGCTTCGCCGCCGTCGAGGTCGTCCCGCTGATCGAGCAGACGGACCAGATCGACGTTCCGGAGAACGACATCCGGGTCGACGTCTTCCGCTCGTCCGGCCCCGGCGGCCAGTCGGTCAACACGACCGACTCGGCCGTGCGAATCACGCACGTCCCGACCGGCATCGTCGTGAGCTGCCAGAACGAGAAGTCGCAGATCCAGAACCGCGCCGCCGCCATGCGCGTGCTGCAGTCGAGGCTGCTCCTCATCCGCCGCGAAGAGGAGGCGGCGAAGAAGAAGGAGCTCGCCGGCAACATCACGGCCAGCTGGGGCGACCAGATGCGCTCGTACGTGCTCGCGCCGTACAAGATGGTGAAGGACCTGCGCAGCGAGCACGAGTCGTCGAATCCCGACAAGGTCTTCGACGGCGATCTCGACGGGTTCATCGCGGCCGGTATCCGCTGGCGCAAGAAGCTGCAGGCCGAGGCCGCGTAG
- a CDS encoding tyrosine-type recombinase/integrase: MAGKVRREHNGTIRKLPSGRYQLRFKVPGSLPPVYYPAPHTFATKAPAQAALRRHNAAIDAGTWRHPDDLKAEAEATAERAAVEAVTVAELSEQWLEVKRAEGLAHGSLVTYRSRLAASVLPAFGTVRVVDVTPEAVADWFKVRDAESRHVAALAYDTLAAVMRYAVGRGVITESPCTVPSKQRASKRSTGERGIVVPDDIMQAIAAELPAPLHLVPLLAGWAGLREGEALGLTADALSEHDGTTFLHITQQATAKGPSGLAPTKSRAGERVVPVPGWLAPQLHEAVEGGLLFPSPRDSSRPISRSVWDRRFAAAVEAARAKGVPVPAGVRLHDFRHSALTRFARAGATAEDMRRFGGHSDDKTAGVYQHSDAARLADIMRRSES, encoded by the coding sequence ATGGCGGGGAAGGTGCGGCGCGAGCACAACGGCACGATCCGGAAGCTACCGAGCGGCCGGTACCAACTACGGTTCAAGGTGCCGGGCTCGCTGCCGCCCGTCTACTACCCGGCACCGCACACGTTCGCGACGAAGGCGCCCGCTCAGGCTGCTCTCCGCCGCCACAACGCCGCGATCGACGCGGGTACGTGGCGGCACCCCGACGACCTCAAGGCCGAGGCCGAGGCTACCGCCGAGCGCGCTGCCGTGGAGGCCGTCACCGTCGCCGAGCTCTCGGAGCAGTGGCTCGAGGTGAAGCGCGCTGAGGGGCTGGCGCACGGGTCGCTCGTCACCTACAGGTCACGCCTGGCCGCGTCGGTGCTGCCCGCGTTCGGCACCGTGCGCGTGGTCGATGTGACGCCCGAAGCGGTTGCCGACTGGTTCAAGGTCCGTGACGCCGAGAGCCGTCATGTCGCGGCGCTTGCCTACGACACGCTGGCCGCGGTCATGCGGTACGCCGTCGGGCGTGGCGTCATCACCGAGTCACCGTGCACCGTGCCGTCGAAACAGCGCGCGTCGAAGCGCTCGACGGGGGAGCGCGGCATAGTCGTGCCCGACGACATCATGCAGGCGATCGCGGCCGAGCTGCCCGCGCCCCTGCATCTCGTGCCGCTGCTCGCGGGCTGGGCCGGCCTGCGCGAAGGTGAAGCGCTCGGGCTGACCGCCGATGCTCTCTCCGAGCACGACGGCACGACGTTCCTGCACATCACGCAGCAGGCGACCGCGAAGGGCCCGAGCGGGCTCGCGCCAACGAAGTCGCGAGCGGGCGAGCGGGTGGTGCCGGTGCCCGGCTGGCTCGCGCCGCAGCTGCACGAGGCCGTCGAGGGCGGTCTGCTGTTCCCTTCACCGCGGGACTCGTCGCGGCCGATCTCGCGGTCGGTGTGGGACCGGCGTTTCGCTGCCGCGGTCGAGGCTGCCCGTGCGAAGGGCGTGCCGGTGCCCGCGGGCGTCCGCCTGCACGACTTCCGGCACTCGGCATTGACGCGGTTCGCGCGTGCAGGTGCAACGGCCGAGGACATGCGCCGCTTCGGTGGCCACTCCGACGACAAGACGGCCGGTGTGTATCAGCACTCGGATGCGGCGCGGCTCGCCGATATCATGCGCCGGTCGGAGAGCTAA
- the ftsE gene encoding cell division ATP-binding protein FtsE, with product MIRFDSVSKAFPGGQRAAVTDLTFEVERGEFVFLVGPSGSGKSTVLRLVLREDVPSSGDVHVLGQDLRAIPGSKVPHYRRNLGMVFQDFRLLPQKTVRENVAYALQVLGRSRGLIAEAVPDVLKTVGLAGMQDRFPHELSGGEQQRVAIARAVVNRPAILLADEPTGNLDPDTSRGIMKLLSRINANGTTVVMATHDQSIVDEHRLRVIELAEGAIVRDERSGVYQPELVEPAQAPVQGAVRESSRRRTIADSMADRITARDLGLRTPDGDAGTDADAPDSTARGAKGETGTTR from the coding sequence ATGATCAGATTCGACAGCGTATCCAAGGCGTTCCCCGGCGGGCAGCGCGCTGCCGTCACCGACCTCACCTTCGAGGTCGAGCGGGGCGAGTTCGTCTTCCTCGTCGGCCCGAGCGGCTCGGGCAAATCAACCGTGCTGCGCCTCGTGCTGCGTGAAGACGTGCCTTCGAGCGGCGACGTGCACGTGCTCGGGCAAGACCTGCGGGCCATTCCCGGCAGCAAGGTGCCGCACTACCGTCGCAACCTCGGCATGGTGTTCCAAGATTTCCGGCTGCTTCCGCAGAAGACGGTCCGCGAGAACGTCGCCTACGCACTGCAGGTGCTCGGCCGCTCCCGCGGGCTCATCGCCGAGGCGGTGCCCGACGTGCTCAAGACGGTCGGCCTCGCGGGCATGCAGGACCGATTCCCGCACGAGTTATCCGGCGGTGAGCAGCAGCGAGTCGCCATCGCACGCGCGGTCGTCAACAGGCCGGCGATCCTGCTGGCCGACGAGCCGACCGGCAACCTCGATCCAGACACGAGCCGGGGCATCATGAAGCTGCTCAGCCGAATCAACGCGAACGGCACGACCGTCGTCATGGCCACGCACGACCAGTCGATCGTCGACGAGCACCGCCTTCGCGTGATCGAGCTCGCCGAGGGCGCGATCGTGCGCGACGAGCGAAGCGGCGTATACCAGCCCGAGCTGGTCGAGCCGGCACAGGCACCGGTTCAGGGTGCTGTCCGGGAATCGTCGAGGCGGCGCACGATCGCCGACTCGATGGCCGATCGGATCACCGCGAGGGACCTCGGCCTCCGCACGCCGGACGGTGACGCCGGTACCGATGCGGATGCTCCCGACAGCACGGCGCGCGGCGCCAAGGGCGAAACGGGGACGACCCGATGA